The sequence AGCAGGCTCAGGAGAATACTCAGCCATCAAAATATCAAACGAGACTTTATCGTATTTTTCAAACGGAATATGATTTTTATTGAGCTTCCAAATGGTAATATCTCCATTACCTTCCTGCTCTGCATATACCATTACTGAAACTTTATTTGCTCGTTTCGTAGCCCCAAAACCAACTCGAATCAGCTTGGTAACAGAAAAAGCCCCCCGAATAGGCTGCTTCTCATGGCTTCCATTCATGTTCATCCCTCTCAGCAAGTAAAATATGCTGACTACAACCTGTTAATACAGAATAAATTAACCATACAGTGTTGTTATGCCGTTACATAATCATGCTAACGGGCATATGTCATCCTTTTATGGTACAATTTTCCGAATTGAAGCATTACGGAGGATATATGTCCCGTTATCTATGCATTCACGGTCACTTTTACCAGCCCCCTCGCGAAGACCCGTGGCTTGGCGAAATCATGCCCGAAGGTAGCGCCGCGCCAATGTTAAACTGGAATGAACGTATAACACGCGAAAGTTATACTCCTCTTGCATTTGCAAAACGACTTAACAGCGACGGCCACATTATAGAACTAGTCAATTGTTATGAATGGATCAGCTTTAATGTAGGTCCTACTCTCATGCGTTGGATGGAAACTGCATTCCCTGCAATCTATCAACGCATTATTGATGCAGATAAATCCAGCATGCGAAGATTCGGACATGGCAATGCCATAGCACAAATATACCATCACACAATTCTTCCACTTGCAAAGGAACGCGATAAAGATCTTGAAGTCCAGTGGGCGATTCAAGATTTTGAAAAACGCTTCGAACGCAAGCCCGAAGGCATGTGGCTTGCTGAATGCGCTGTGGATACTCCTACGCTGGAAACACTGGCAAAGCATGACATCAAATTTACTATCCTATCTCCGCATCAAGCAGATGCATTAGAAGATAATGGAGAATGGTACAATATTAATGGCGACACATTTGATACGTCCATCCCATACAGAGTAGATCTTCCAAGTGGTCGTTCCATTGCTATATTCTTTTATGATGCCGCTATTTCGCAGGCTGTCGCCTTTGAAAAATTACTCTCCAATGGAGACACTTTCTGGAATAAAATCAAATCATTTTCTAACAACGGCATATTGACAGTTAGCACAGACGGGGAAACCTACGGTCATCATTTCAAATTTGGCGAAATGGCACTTGCACATGTCATTGACAATGCACGCTCTGCCCGCGATGGCATAGAACTTACCAATCTGGCGGCATTTCTTGCCAGCAACCCACCGCAACAAAAAGTGCGCCTGCATCAACCCTCCGCGTGGAGCTGTTCGCACGGCGTTGAACGCTGGCGCAGTAACTGCGGCTGTACAGCCGGAGGGCATCCTGAATGGCAACAAGAGTGGCGCAGACCATTACGCGACGCCATGAATTTTATGAAAGAATGCGTGGATAACTTTTTCGATTTAAAAGCTGGTGACTATTACGAAGCACCGGAAAAAGCACTCTGCGAATATGGGCACGTCCTTTCCGGCAGCACTCACTGGGACGAATTTCTTTCCAAACATGCCCGCGGAAGGCTTAGTGAACAGCAACGCCATGAAGCAATCCTTCTCCTATTTATGCAGGAACAGGCACTCTCTGGCTTTGCAAGCTGTGCATGGTTTTTTGATGAATTAACCCGCATTGAACCCAAGAATGCGCTCTCATTTGCACTGCATGCTCTTGATATTCTAGCGGAGTTCGAAGGGCATACAAGACTCGATGATTTTGCCGAAATTCTTGCAGACGCAGTCTCTAATAAAAAAGGACACGAAACAGGAAAAGAACTGTTATATGAAAGGATTTTGCCACGCAGAGAATCTGAAGCCTCTATTTTGCTACAGGCGCTACTACTCCTTAGCAATGACAATTACTTCCCGCAAAAAGGAAAGACCTATCTCGTCACATGGAGTAACATTACGGTCAAGGTTACGCCGGAAAATATCGAGGACAACCATTTTTCTGGAAAAGCAATTATGTTCTGGAAAGACTCCACCTTCGGTATCAACATAAGCTGGCAGTACGCCAAGCTTCCAGCCGGATTTATGAACAGCTCCACTGTCACAGCTACAATCGAAAACAAAGGCGCCCAGAGTTGTATTTACACAGCGCTGCCGCGCAACAAGCGGCAATCTATCACTGTGCATTTTATGCAGCATGTTCTTGATGATCTTATAGCAACATATACTCCACTCGGTCTGGACGCCACAGTCTTGTTTGAAACATGGACAGAAGGACAAAAAGATCAACCGGCAGGACATCTATGGGATGTAGTGTGCCCTGCTCTGATTGAAGGTTACATTTTCTCTGAGCACTGCGAAGTGCAGTTAAAAACAAAACAGATTGCATGCTTGCGCCACTACTTGCAGCAATGGATTACCCGCAAGCAGTATGACCCTGTAATGACGCTCAAAAAAGTAGAAGCAAAAATAATCCGAATGTTGTCCGATGACGATCCGGCGTACTTTAAAACAACAGGCATTCTTGAACGAGCGCGAGAGTTGTTCCCGTATGCTCCAATGGACGATCTGCTTTACTTCCTGTGGCAGGAAAAACAACATGATCCGTATATCCGAAAGATCGCCCGATTCGTCAACTTAGAACTGCCATAGCACCACACTAAGCACAAAAAGGATGGAGGATATCCCCTCCATCCTTTTCTTTTTATGGTTAAAAAACGAGTCACAAAGTTATCACATTGCGACACAGACTTGTGCAACATGCGACACTCTTTTGTCACACGGGTTCATTAATTTCCTCCCATCACAACAACGAAACAATGCTTTCAATCTTGGAGGAAATATCATGCGTCCTTGGAATTATATTCTGACTGCCTTTTTGATTATCTGCCTTGCTGTCCCTGCTTTTGCAAATAACACTGTAACTGTAAAAGGCTCTACCACTGTGCTGCCAATTATGCAGGGTGCTGTGGAAGCATTTATTGCAGAAACCGGTATTCCGGTTGCTGTTTCAGGCGGTGGCTCATCAAACGGCATCAAAGCACTTCTGGATGGCAGTACCGATGTTGCCATGGCATCCCGCAAGATGAAGGGTAAAGAAATCAAGCTTGCTGAATCCAAAAAACTCACTCCTGTTGAACACATCATCGCTTTGGATGCTGTTATCCCTATCGTACACCCATCTAACCCGATAAATAACCTTACCTCAGCTCAACTAAAGGCTATTTACGAAGGTAAAGTAACCAACTGGAAAGAAGTTGGCGGCACAGATGGTAAAATCGTCGTTATTTCCCGTGACACGTCTTCCGGCACCTACGAGACATGGCACAAAATCGTAATGCAAAAAGCCCGCGTATTCCCCGGTGCGCTGCTTCAAGCTTCCTCCGGCGCAGTGTTGCAGGCGGTATCTAAAAACAAAAATGCCATTGCATATGATGGCATTGGCTACATCAACGATTCCGTAAAGCCTCTTTCTGTAGACGGTATTGTAGGCAGCGCTGCCACAGCAAAAGACAAGTCATACCCTGTAGCACGCACGTTACAGATTTATACTTCTTCCGCCCCTTCTCCTGAAGCATCCAAGCTTGTTGAATTTATCCTCTCCCCTAAAGGTCAGGATCTCGTAGAAAAAGCGGGCTTTATCCGCCGCTAACACACAGCTGATAACACCAGCCTGCCTTTCTGCGACACAGTGGAAAGGCAGGCTTCATGCATCTGCACTCTTGGGGGCATACTATGCGGATTTCGAGACAACAGAGAGAGATGGCGATTCATGGTAGTTTTTTTGCCATTGCTTCAACAAGCATTCTCGTTCTTACCCTCATAATGGTTTTTCTCATTATGGAGGGATTACCAATTTTTCAGCATGTGTCTGTGCCGGATTTTGTATTCGGTTCTTACTGGTATCCTACCGATGACCCAGCGGATTTCGGCATACTACCAATGATCACAGGCTCACTTGCGGTAACAGCCCTTTCTTCCTGCATCGCTATCCCTCTAGGGTTAATGACGGCAATTTATCTCGCTGAAATTGCGACACCGCGCATGCGTACTATCATCAAGCCACTAGTGGAGATGCTACAAGCGTTACCTTCTGTGGTAATTGGTTTCTTCGGTATGGTTGTTATCGCACCGTTACTTCAAGACTGTTTTGGCATTGCGACGGGACTTAACCTATTCAATGCATCTGTCATGCTGGCATTTATGGCAGTACCTACCATTACCTCTATTGCTGAAGACGCAATCTACAGTGTGCCAGAAGAACTTAGAGCTGCCTCTCTCGCATTGGGCGCTACCAAATGGCAGACTATTGCCAACGTTGTCATCCCTGCATCGCTATCAGGAATCAGCACTGCGGTTATTTTAGGAATGGCACGCTCTATAGGTGAAACTATGGTTGTTCTCATGGTCGCTGGCGGTGCCGCAATGACACCTTCTTCTCTGTTTGACCCAGTACGCCCAATGCCTGCATCTATTGCTGCTGAAATGGCAGAAGCACCATTCCAAAGCGAACATTACTACGCACTATTCGCTACAGGCATGGTTCTGTTCCTGTTCACCTTAGTATTTAACATTCTTGCTGCATACATAGCCGAAAAGAAAAAACAGACCGGAACAGCGACCTTATAACGGGAGAAATAGTATGTCACAGTTAGCAGAACCTACAAGCACATCCAT comes from Halodesulfovibrio sp. and encodes:
- a CDS encoding DUF3536 domain-containing protein codes for the protein MSRYLCIHGHFYQPPREDPWLGEIMPEGSAAPMLNWNERITRESYTPLAFAKRLNSDGHIIELVNCYEWISFNVGPTLMRWMETAFPAIYQRIIDADKSSMRRFGHGNAIAQIYHHTILPLAKERDKDLEVQWAIQDFEKRFERKPEGMWLAECAVDTPTLETLAKHDIKFTILSPHQADALEDNGEWYNINGDTFDTSIPYRVDLPSGRSIAIFFYDAAISQAVAFEKLLSNGDTFWNKIKSFSNNGILTVSTDGETYGHHFKFGEMALAHVIDNARSARDGIELTNLAAFLASNPPQQKVRLHQPSAWSCSHGVERWRSNCGCTAGGHPEWQQEWRRPLRDAMNFMKECVDNFFDLKAGDYYEAPEKALCEYGHVLSGSTHWDEFLSKHARGRLSEQQRHEAILLLFMQEQALSGFASCAWFFDELTRIEPKNALSFALHALDILAEFEGHTRLDDFAEILADAVSNKKGHETGKELLYERILPRRESEASILLQALLLLSNDNYFPQKGKTYLVTWSNITVKVTPENIEDNHFSGKAIMFWKDSTFGINISWQYAKLPAGFMNSSTVTATIENKGAQSCIYTALPRNKRQSITVHFMQHVLDDLIATYTPLGLDATVLFETWTEGQKDQPAGHLWDVVCPALIEGYIFSEHCEVQLKTKQIACLRHYLQQWITRKQYDPVMTLKKVEAKIIRMLSDDDPAYFKTTGILERARELFPYAPMDDLLYFLWQEKQHDPYIRKIARFVNLELP
- a CDS encoding phosphate ABC transporter substrate-binding protein translates to MRPWNYILTAFLIICLAVPAFANNTVTVKGSTTVLPIMQGAVEAFIAETGIPVAVSGGGSSNGIKALLDGSTDVAMASRKMKGKEIKLAESKKLTPVEHIIALDAVIPIVHPSNPINNLTSAQLKAIYEGKVTNWKEVGGTDGKIVVISRDTSSGTYETWHKIVMQKARVFPGALLQASSGAVLQAVSKNKNAIAYDGIGYINDSVKPLSVDGIVGSAATAKDKSYPVARTLQIYTSSAPSPEASKLVEFILSPKGQDLVEKAGFIRR
- the pstC gene encoding phosphate ABC transporter permease subunit PstC, which gives rise to MRISRQQREMAIHGSFFAIASTSILVLTLIMVFLIMEGLPIFQHVSVPDFVFGSYWYPTDDPADFGILPMITGSLAVTALSSCIAIPLGLMTAIYLAEIATPRMRTIIKPLVEMLQALPSVVIGFFGMVVIAPLLQDCFGIATGLNLFNASVMLAFMAVPTITSIAEDAIYSVPEELRAASLALGATKWQTIANVVIPASLSGISTAVILGMARSIGETMVVLMVAGGAAMTPSSLFDPVRPMPASIAAEMAEAPFQSEHYYALFATGMVLFLFTLVFNILAAYIAEKKKQTGTATL